A genome region from Natronobeatus ordinarius includes the following:
- a CDS encoding RtcB family protein → MNCLPGDTDVLLEFGRRIPIEELRNRFEDERAIVAGDESVASPIQLFTERENAAVYEVETETGDRIRATADHPFLTPDGMVELEALSEGDDVLVQPFRGLEDEEPDEFTVVSKDDFADENPQLVRSLEDRNLLPLKSTDEAFNRLLKLVGFHTGDGAIGHGGQTWFYAEPEDLESIQEDIRAVGFTPSKIYERERSHEIDGNSFETTEYSVRSSSKGFQKLLCELGAPDGRKIESEFTTPWYFDRLADWQKALYVSAYFGAEMSAPSAQHDKNLYCPKVSQNRTVDAADAGEQFMREIAAFLEDVGVETNRIERFETDSRGKRETIRLRLGIKNDSKNLIRFFSTVGYRYNRQKRTQSIKALQYLKTKEAVIDRRSEIARQAKAMADGGTPVTDIKSQFDVNERFIERSVWSGRNGRPRPPADFPGFEEYCETVTVDENLTTRTRISAIERAGECSVYDIGVTHEAHNFIADGFVVSNCGVRMMRTNLTYDDLQGHEEELVNSLFANVPSGLGKGGVVETDVDEVEEILERGVEWALENGHAVEEDLLCCEDEGHREEADASKISQKAKERGKGQVGSLGSGNHFLEVQRVTDIFDDERGAAFGLEEDQIVVLIHCGSRGLGHQTCNDYLRKIEKQHQGLLNQLPDRELAAAPAGSQLAEDYYGAMNAAINFAWVNRQLIMHRTRQVFERVFDRPWQEMEMELLYDVAHNIAKKETHEVDGEAGEYFVHRKGATRAFPAGHPEVPAVYRDVGQPVIIPGSMGAGSYVLAGGDRSMELTFGSTAHGAGRVMSRTQAKKDYWGEDVRDELRDQQQIFVKAQSGATVAEEAPGVYKDVDEVVRVSDELGIGDKVARTFPVCNIKG, encoded by the coding sequence ATCAACTGCCTCCCGGGCGACACCGACGTCTTGCTCGAGTTCGGACGACGGATCCCGATCGAAGAACTCCGGAACCGATTCGAGGACGAACGAGCGATCGTCGCCGGTGACGAGTCTGTCGCTTCGCCGATACAGCTGTTCACCGAACGCGAGAACGCGGCCGTCTACGAAGTCGAAACCGAGACCGGCGATCGAATCAGGGCAACCGCCGATCATCCGTTCCTGACGCCCGACGGGATGGTCGAACTCGAAGCCCTCTCGGAGGGCGACGACGTGCTGGTACAGCCGTTCCGCGGCCTCGAAGACGAGGAACCAGACGAGTTCACGGTGGTGTCGAAAGACGACTTCGCCGACGAGAACCCACAGCTCGTCCGTTCGCTGGAAGATCGTAATCTCCTTCCACTGAAATCGACCGACGAGGCGTTCAATCGACTGCTCAAGCTCGTGGGGTTTCATACCGGAGACGGGGCGATCGGACACGGTGGACAGACGTGGTTCTACGCCGAACCTGAAGACCTCGAGTCGATCCAGGAAGACATCCGTGCTGTCGGGTTCACCCCGTCGAAAATCTACGAACGGGAGCGATCCCACGAGATAGATGGGAACTCGTTCGAGACCACCGAATACAGCGTCCGTTCGAGCTCGAAGGGATTCCAGAAACTCCTGTGTGAACTCGGCGCACCGGACGGGCGAAAAATCGAGTCCGAGTTTACGACGCCCTGGTACTTCGATCGACTCGCAGACTGGCAAAAAGCGCTGTACGTGTCGGCGTACTTCGGTGCGGAGATGAGTGCGCCGTCAGCCCAACACGACAAGAACCTTTACTGTCCGAAAGTCTCCCAGAATCGGACGGTCGACGCCGCCGACGCAGGCGAACAGTTCATGCGGGAAATCGCCGCATTTCTCGAGGACGTCGGCGTCGAGACGAATCGGATCGAGCGGTTCGAGACGGACTCCAGGGGGAAACGAGAGACGATCAGGCTCCGACTCGGGATAAAGAACGATTCCAAGAATCTGATCCGCTTTTTTTCCACCGTCGGATACCGATACAACCGCCAGAAGCGCACGCAGTCGATCAAAGCGCTCCAATACTTAAAGACGAAAGAGGCCGTTATCGATCGTCGTTCGGAGATCGCCAGGCAGGCGAAAGCGATGGCTGACGGTGGGACGCCAGTCACCGACATCAAGTCCCAGTTCGACGTCAACGAACGATTCATCGAACGAAGCGTCTGGTCGGGACGCAACGGTCGGCCGCGCCCACCGGCCGACTTCCCTGGCTTCGAGGAATACTGTGAGACGGTCACGGTGGATGAGAATCTCACGACCCGAACGCGGATCAGCGCCATCGAACGAGCGGGTGAGTGTTCGGTCTACGACATCGGGGTCACTCACGAGGCGCACAACTTCATCGCCGATGGGTTCGTCGTCTCGAACTGCGGCGTCCGGATGATGCGGACGAACCTCACTTACGACGACCTGCAGGGACACGAGGAGGAGCTCGTCAACTCGCTGTTCGCCAACGTGCCGTCGGGGCTCGGCAAGGGCGGCGTCGTCGAGACGGACGTCGACGAGGTCGAGGAGATCCTCGAGCGCGGCGTCGAATGGGCGCTCGAGAACGGCCACGCCGTCGAGGAGGACCTGTTGTGCTGTGAGGACGAGGGCCACCGCGAGGAGGCCGACGCCTCGAAGATCTCCCAGAAGGCCAAAGAACGGGGGAAAGGACAGGTCGGCTCGCTCGGCTCGGGTAACCACTTCCTCGAGGTCCAGCGCGTCACGGACATCTTCGACGACGAGCGCGGGGCGGCGTTCGGACTCGAGGAAGACCAGATCGTCGTCCTTATTCACTGTGGCTCGCGCGGGCTGGGTCACCAGACCTGTAACGACTACCTGCGAAAGATCGAGAAACAGCACCAGGGCCTGCTGAACCAGCTTCCCGACAGGGAGCTCGCCGCGGCACCCGCGGGCTCACAGCTCGCCGAGGACTACTACGGCGCGATGAACGCGGCGATCAACTTCGCGTGGGTGAACCGTCAGCTCATCATGCACCGCACGCGGCAGGTGTTCGAGCGCGTCTTCGACCGCCCCTGGCAGGAGATGGAGATGGAACTGCTCTACGACGTCGCCCACAACATCGCGAAGAAGGAGACCCACGAGGTCGACGGCGAAGCGGGCGAGTACTTCGTCCACCGGAAGGGGGCGACGCGGGCGTTCCCAGCGGGCCATCCCGAGGTACCCGCCGTCTACCGCGACGTCGGCCAGCCCGTCATCATCCCCGGCAGCATGGGGGCGGGCAGCTACGTGCTGGCGGGCGGCGACCGCTCGATGGAGCTCACGTTCGGCTCGACGGCCCACGGCGCCGGGCGCGTGATGAGCCGCACGCAAGCGAAGAAAGACTACTGGGGCGAGGACGTCAGGGACGAACTCCGCGATCAGCAACAGATCTTCGTCAAAGCCCAGTCCGGCGCGACCGTCGCCGAAGAGGCCCCGGGCGTCTACAAGGACGTCGACGAGGTGGTCCGCGTCTCCGACGAACTCGGCATCGGCGACAAGGTCGCGCGTACCTTCCCGGTCTGTAACATCAAGGGGTGA
- a CDS encoding ATPase, T2SS/T4P/T4SS family — translation MAIDEADGTDAGHLSGSDPSASESDERDSAGPIRDSSVRVGEYTWADFMEEYGHGDEVSSLYGHGSASTESQLGLETGESADVPTGTDWDDVTFDPETYLGYHPDDLSDLITDVFGPNAKYLNDAFLDYVDPETTPVVKDVYTWEHYKWEYYYDDDGARPRTKDGTIEPFDEEAALGFDPDDLEAKLSQADDVAMALDDVIDERTVTVSEDLDEDDFFSTDDGHTTVVNRYDLEKAVPLEKKAYFREEERYWVNKPYTFIIIFHSEKENEKKYYAIEPYLNEIETELQEFLSGKLRTAIKYADDGVKHTATDDDKQAVIETETRKLLKRYDLFEKPDRGDGDGILGSVTSLFGDGDDSASDTGASDTPAGDSSTHSDDDEQTGLLGKVKRLINDDDAEASANAGEGEGESADKRRTEPLGELDGIVTRPEPVLLEEDSDTLNEYQVEKLLYMLKRNFIGYERIDPIKHDINVEDISVDGYNSPVFVYHSEYEQIISNIYHGEKELDDFVVKLAQRSGKGISKRLPQVDATLPDGSRAQLTLGAEVSDHGTNYTIRQFKDVPFTPIDLINWNTFSLDEMAFLWLCIENHKSLIFAGGTASGKTTSLNAVSLFIPSSTKIVSIEDTREVELPQRNWIASVTRPSFSDDAQGDVDEFDLLEAALRQRPDYIVMGEIRGEEGRTAFQVMSTGHTTYTTFHADSVDEVLKRFTTDPINVSKTMFTALDLVSIQTQTRVQGRKVRRNKSLTEINHYEAENDEINVQDVYQWQAETDEYLKMGDSNILDEIQFDRGWSYEKLEEELFKRQAILAYLIKNGLNTYAQVAATVQAFINDPETILTLIANGQLEESLEDLRTMESVLIDVDPEKEALVPRPDATDETYNLSLDILERAEESLFEEYRGKVPSGLGSVIDDIGEADPIEVDRADVDEFDFEGEVDDGVEEAEWELGDGSAEFTFDDDVGTEPPSWLEDDSGFVVADTADASADDAEPADASADADGEAPERPQLEAAQPTTDEAEAADSETAVPASEGAAGDSAADGHRSAVESSTGEEESDGDETLDLETDAAPAGTGFGFESEDEDDDDVGSLFEDMGSTLEELERAESATESASGSSADADDDPESIAEQDALDSIFADDELEPESTTKGDPSSEEPSSEEPESTDGEPSTETADTAVPEQDIDADRSVNAADSVVDEAMFEEGATDDEAAGDESVDRDDAPPGERADTPTSVFEDAPESIFSDESDEDETDGGSLFDDAADSPFERAESSASSDEEDDA, via the coding sequence ATGGCTATTGACGAGGCTGATGGAACCGACGCCGGTCACCTCTCCGGGTCCGATCCGTCGGCATCCGAGTCGGACGAACGCGATTCTGCCGGGCCGATACGCGATTCGAGCGTTCGCGTCGGCGAGTACACGTGGGCCGACTTCATGGAGGAGTACGGGCACGGCGACGAGGTGTCCTCGCTGTACGGTCACGGGTCAGCGTCGACGGAGAGTCAACTCGGACTCGAGACCGGTGAATCGGCCGACGTTCCGACCGGGACTGACTGGGACGACGTAACGTTCGATCCAGAGACGTACCTCGGCTATCATCCGGACGACCTCTCCGACCTCATCACTGACGTTTTCGGACCGAACGCGAAGTACCTCAACGACGCCTTCCTCGACTACGTCGACCCCGAGACGACCCCGGTCGTCAAAGACGTTTACACGTGGGAACACTACAAGTGGGAGTACTATTACGACGACGACGGCGCCAGACCACGTACCAAAGATGGGACGATCGAACCGTTTGACGAGGAGGCGGCACTCGGGTTCGATCCGGACGACCTCGAGGCGAAACTGTCCCAGGCCGACGACGTCGCGATGGCTCTCGACGACGTCATCGACGAACGAACGGTCACCGTCAGTGAGGACCTCGACGAAGACGACTTCTTCTCGACCGACGACGGACACACTACCGTCGTCAACCGGTACGACCTCGAGAAGGCGGTCCCGCTCGAGAAGAAGGCGTACTTCCGCGAAGAGGAACGCTACTGGGTGAACAAGCCCTACACGTTCATCATTATTTTCCACTCGGAGAAGGAAAACGAGAAAAAGTACTACGCGATCGAACCGTATCTGAACGAGATCGAAACCGAACTCCAGGAGTTCCTCTCGGGCAAACTCCGAACGGCAATCAAGTACGCTGACGACGGCGTCAAACACACCGCAACCGACGACGACAAGCAGGCCGTCATCGAAACGGAGACGCGAAAACTGCTGAAACGGTACGATCTCTTCGAGAAACCGGACCGTGGTGACGGTGACGGGATCCTCGGATCCGTCACGTCACTGTTCGGAGACGGGGACGACTCAGCGTCCGACACCGGTGCCAGTGACACACCGGCCGGCGACTCGAGTACGCACAGCGACGACGACGAGCAGACGGGTCTCCTCGGAAAAGTGAAGCGTCTGATCAACGACGACGATGCGGAGGCAAGCGCCAACGCCGGAGAGGGCGAGGGCGAATCCGCCGACAAGAGACGAACGGAGCCACTCGGCGAGCTCGACGGCATCGTCACCCGGCCCGAGCCGGTACTCCTGGAGGAGGACTCGGACACGCTGAACGAGTACCAGGTCGAGAAGTTGCTCTACATGCTCAAGCGCAACTTCATCGGCTACGAGCGAATCGATCCCATCAAACACGACATCAACGTCGAGGACATCTCCGTCGACGGTTACAACTCACCCGTCTTCGTCTACCACTCCGAGTACGAACAGATCATCTCGAACATTTACCACGGTGAGAAAGAACTCGACGACTTCGTCGTCAAACTCGCCCAGCGATCCGGGAAGGGGATCAGCAAACGCCTCCCGCAGGTCGACGCGACACTGCCGGACGGTTCGCGTGCGCAGCTGACACTCGGGGCTGAGGTCTCAGACCACGGGACGAACTACACGATCAGGCAGTTCAAGGACGTCCCGTTCACGCCGATCGACCTGATCAACTGGAATACGTTCAGCTTAGACGAGATGGCCTTCCTCTGGCTCTGCATCGAGAACCACAAGAGCCTGATCTTCGCCGGCGGTACCGCGTCCGGGAAGACGACCTCGCTCAACGCGGTCTCGCTCTTTATTCCCTCGAGTACCAAGATCGTCTCCATCGAGGACACTCGCGAGGTCGAACTCCCACAACGGAACTGGATCGCCTCTGTGACGCGACCCTCGTTCTCCGACGACGCCCAGGGTGACGTCGACGAGTTCGACTTACTCGAGGCCGCACTGCGTCAACGACCCGACTACATCGTCATGGGTGAGATCCGTGGTGAGGAGGGTCGGACAGCGTTCCAGGTCATGTCGACGGGGCACACGACGTACACGACGTTCCACGCCGACTCCGTCGACGAGGTGCTGAAACGCTTTACGACCGACCCGATCAACGTCTCGAAGACGATGTTCACGGCCCTGGACCTCGTCTCGATCCAGACCCAGACCCGGGTCCAGGGCCGGAAGGTCCGTCGAAACAAGTCGCTCACCGAGATTAACCACTACGAGGCCGAAAACGACGAGATCAACGTCCAGGACGTCTACCAGTGGCAGGCAGAGACCGACGAGTACCTCAAGATGGGTGACTCGAACATCCTCGATGAGATCCAGTTCGACCGGGGATGGAGCTACGAGAAACTCGAGGAGGAACTGTTCAAACGCCAGGCCATCCTCGCGTACCTGATCAAAAACGGACTCAACACGTATGCACAGGTCGCTGCGACGGTTCAGGCGTTCATCAACGACCCCGAGACGATCCTCACGCTCATCGCGAACGGACAACTCGAGGAGAGTCTCGAGGACCTCCGGACGATGGAAAGCGTCCTGATCGACGTCGATCCGGAAAAGGAAGCCCTCGTTCCCCGGCCGGACGCGACGGACGAGACGTACAATCTCTCACTCGACATTTTAGAGCGGGCCGAGGAGTCGCTGTTCGAGGAGTATCGCGGGAAGGTACCCAGCGGACTTGGCAGCGTCATCGACGACATCGGAGAAGCCGACCCGATCGAGGTCGACAGGGCTGACGTCGACGAGTTCGACTTCGAGGGCGAAGTCGACGACGGCGTCGAGGAAGCTGAGTGGGAACTCGGCGACGGATCGGCCGAGTTCACGTTCGACGACGACGTCGGAACTGAACCACCGTCGTGGCTCGAGGACGACAGCGGATTCGTGGTCGCCGATACCGCCGACGCGTCGGCCGACGACGCCGAACCGGCGGATGCCAGCGCCGATGCTGACGGGGAGGCGCCGGAGCGACCGCAACTCGAGGCGGCGCAGCCGACCACCGACGAGGCGGAGGCGGCGGACTCCGAAACTGCTGTACCGGCGAGTGAGGGGGCAGCCGGCGACTCCGCTGCGGACGGTCACCGGTCGGCGGTCGAGTCGTCGACAGGCGAGGAAGAATCCGACGGCGACGAGACACTCGACCTCGAGACGGATGCCGCCCCCGCCGGGACCGGGTTTGGATTCGAGAGCGAGGACGAGGATGACGACGACGTGGGGAGTCTCTTCGAGGACATGGGGAGTACGCTCGAGGAACTCGAGCGTGCTGAGTCCGCCACCGAATCTGCTTCTGGGTCGTCGGCTGACGCCGACGACGATCCCGAATCGATAGCGGAGCAGGACGCACTCGACTCGATCTTCGCCGACGACGAATTGGAACCCGAGTCCACGACGAAGGGCGACCCCTCGAGTGAGGAGCCCTCGAGTGAGGAGCCCGAGTCCACCGACGGCGAACCGTCGACGGAGACGGCCGACACCGCCGTCCCGGAGCAGGACATCGACGCTGACCGCTCGGTGAACGCTGCCGATTCCGTTGTGGACGAGGCGATGTTCGAAGAGGGGGCCACCGACGACGAGGCCGCTGGCGACGAGTCAGTCGACCGTGACGACGCCCCGCCCGGCGAACGCGCCGATACGCCGACGTCGGTCTTTGAGGACGCACCCGAGTCGATCTTCAGCGACGAGTCGGACGAGGACGAAACCGACGGCGGATCGCTGTTCGACGACGCTGCCGACTCCCCGTTCGAGCGTGCGGAGTCGTCGGCCTCCAGTGACGAGGAGGACGACGCATGA
- a CDS encoding GNAT family N-acetyltransferase — translation MSVNVDSRVVGPGSDEFVEDAWDLKERIRSDEGVLKQRRDFFTDAYRRSTVHCYVEDGRLIGFAAVRRDGYILFLAVSPEYRGEGIGKRLIARVAGDHRSVTCHARTTNENALRFYEHLGFEIKRRIDNYYEDGGDAYYLKLGPDTGLADRLSDLMRR, via the coding sequence GTGAGCGTCAACGTCGACAGTCGGGTCGTCGGGCCGGGCAGCGATGAGTTCGTCGAGGACGCCTGGGACCTGAAAGAGCGCATCCGGAGCGACGAGGGCGTCCTCAAGCAGCGTCGTGACTTCTTCACCGACGCCTATCGGCGCTCGACGGTCCACTGTTACGTCGAGGACGGACGGCTGATCGGCTTCGCCGCCGTCAGGCGTGACGGCTACATCCTCTTTCTCGCCGTTTCTCCCGAATACCGGGGCGAAGGAATCGGCAAGCGACTGATCGCCCGCGTCGCGGGCGACCACCGATCGGTCACCTGCCACGCCCGGACGACGAACGAGAACGCCCTCCGATTCTACGAACACCTCGGCTTCGAGATCAAACGCCGCATCGACAACTACTACGAGGACGGCGGCGACGCCTACTACCTCAAACTCGGGCCGGACACCGGTCTCGCCGACCGACTCTCGGACCTGATGCGACGGTAG
- a CDS encoding DUF7287 family protein gives MTRKRTPTVSISLSDRGQTTQDFAVGIGLFLLAIAFVFTYVPTLITPFSTPVGGAETAQADRIAATIVDDLSVDTDGANELNLTAFDERYESEEDRIENLGLRSTTTADGDPIAIDRVNVTIYSLNESTGGNDLPVTAGDDYDEGQATSSASRIVTIDPAEGDDYECNPACRLSVRVW, from the coding sequence ATGACCCGAAAACGCACTCCCACGGTGTCGATTTCGCTTTCCGACCGCGGCCAGACGACGCAGGATTTCGCCGTCGGTATCGGGCTGTTCCTGCTCGCCATCGCGTTCGTGTTCACGTACGTCCCGACGCTCATCACGCCGTTTTCGACGCCGGTTGGCGGGGCAGAGACGGCCCAGGCCGACCGGATCGCGGCGACGATCGTCGACGACCTCTCGGTGGACACCGACGGCGCGAACGAACTGAATCTGACGGCGTTCGACGAGCGGTACGAAAGTGAGGAGGACCGAATCGAGAACCTCGGGCTCAGGTCGACCACGACGGCCGACGGCGACCCTATCGCGATCGATCGAGTAAACGTCACGATCTACTCACTCAACGAATCGACCGGCGGTAATGACCTTCCCGTCACGGCTGGCGACGACTACGATGAGGGACAGGCGACCTCGAGCGCCTCGCGGATCGTCACGATCGACCCGGCTGAAGGCGACGACTACGAGTGCAACCCCGCCTGCCGACTCTCCGTGAGGGTATGGTAA
- a CDS encoding type II secretion system F family protein encodes MSLKVGGESNSGVATSSDALGDAFYPLYDRLFDEDSGFVRDVEQKLAQSRMTDTVELYLARSLGVGFISGLLLWLLGLVLGYVIFVTGLVTVDTLIGMPVRDPAIIELLEMLRIPALVVVTGLVFGVIGFALGFGSLVAVPYSRASARNREINMLLTDSVSYMYALSVGGLNQLEILEAMAEAEDTYGEVSKEFQSIVQETEYFDIDYRTAVRKQAIETPSDELSQFLTDMLSIINSGGDMESFLEDKKEKHMRTAKQQQEQILDTLELFGEMYMTLSLFPLLMIILMVIMQIMPDTDVSNTMLYLVVYALIPLVGVGFIVLVSTVKIDDPGDGYLSFDGGGDRRVERAGGGLLDLGLIEQFTGGHSVFDRIKSREGTHETIQILRQPHHFFREQPLYTLALTVPTALVVVVTAMVSGSAPTTWEGLVDNAVWGTFIYLYVPAYLTMIPLAIFREWNLRSRKGVTGTLSEDLRKLSSANDTGQTLLESLDSVAETSNGKLSREFEEMHTKVKYGMSLGEALIEFNNKYHMPRLARTVRLIEKAQEASNEISDVLRTAAVASENHDDIERDRKARTMMQVAIIIMTFMTMLAVMAILQTQFIDTFATLDTGNGGADAGGGADGLELDVNTDLLSMLFFHAVTFQAILSGFISGYIRDADLMSGLKYAIVLVTVALVVWAVIS; translated from the coding sequence ATGAGCCTGAAGGTGGGCGGTGAGTCGAACAGTGGCGTCGCCACGAGTTCCGACGCGCTGGGCGACGCGTTCTACCCGCTCTACGACAGACTGTTCGACGAAGACAGCGGCTTCGTCCGCGACGTTGAGCAGAAACTCGCTCAGTCCCGGATGACCGACACGGTCGAACTCTACCTCGCCCGGTCACTCGGCGTCGGATTCATCAGCGGCCTCCTGCTCTGGCTGCTCGGGCTGGTCCTCGGGTACGTGATCTTCGTCACTGGGCTCGTCACCGTCGACACCCTCATCGGGATGCCAGTTCGGGACCCGGCGATCATCGAACTCCTCGAGATGCTTCGGATCCCTGCACTGGTCGTCGTCACCGGCTTGGTGTTCGGGGTGATCGGGTTCGCACTCGGGTTCGGCTCGCTGGTCGCCGTCCCGTACTCCCGCGCCTCCGCGCGTAACCGGGAGATCAACATGCTGTTGACCGACTCGGTGTCGTACATGTACGCGCTCTCGGTCGGTGGGCTCAACCAGCTCGAGATCCTCGAGGCGATGGCGGAGGCCGAGGACACCTACGGCGAGGTGTCAAAGGAGTTTCAGAGCATCGTCCAGGAGACGGAGTACTTCGACATCGACTACCGGACGGCCGTCCGGAAACAGGCGATCGAGACACCGAGCGACGAACTCTCGCAGTTTCTGACCGACATGCTCTCGATCATCAACAGCGGCGGGGACATGGAGAGCTTCTTAGAGGACAAGAAAGAAAAGCACATGCGGACGGCCAAACAGCAACAGGAACAGATCCTCGACACGCTCGAGCTGTTCGGCGAGATGTACATGACGCTCTCGCTGTTCCCGTTACTGATGATCATCCTGATGGTGATCATGCAGATCATGCCGGATACGGACGTGTCGAACACGATGCTCTACCTGGTCGTCTATGCGCTGATTCCGCTGGTGGGAGTCGGCTTCATCGTCCTGGTTTCGACGGTCAAGATCGACGACCCTGGCGACGGCTACCTCTCGTTCGATGGCGGTGGCGACCGCCGGGTCGAACGCGCCGGCGGCGGATTGCTCGACCTCGGACTGATCGAGCAGTTCACCGGCGGTCACAGCGTCTTCGACCGGATCAAAAGTCGAGAGGGGACACACGAAACGATTCAGATCCTCCGGCAGCCACATCACTTCTTCAGAGAACAACCGCTGTACACGCTCGCGTTGACGGTGCCGACTGCACTGGTCGTCGTCGTCACGGCGATGGTGAGCGGTTCGGCACCGACGACGTGGGAGGGACTCGTCGACAACGCCGTCTGGGGGACGTTCATCTACCTCTACGTTCCCGCGTATCTGACGATGATTCCGCTCGCGATCTTCCGCGAGTGGAACCTCCGCTCGCGAAAAGGCGTCACCGGAACGCTCTCTGAGGATCTGCGAAAGCTCTCGAGTGCGAACGACACCGGCCAGACGTTGCTCGAGTCGCTCGACTCGGTTGCGGAGACCTCGAACGGGAAGCTGTCCCGTGAGTTCGAGGAGATGCACACCAAAGTCAAATACGGAATGAGTCTGGGTGAGGCGCTGATCGAGTTCAACAACAAGTATCACATGCCGCGGCTGGCTCGCACCGTCAGGCTCATCGAGAAGGCACAGGAGGCCTCGAACGAGATCTCTGACGTCCTTCGGACGGCCGCCGTCGCGAGCGAGAACCACGACGACATCGAGCGAGATCGGAAGGCGCGGACGATGATGCAGGTTGCCATCATCATCATGACGTTCATGACGATGCTCGCGGTGATGGCGATCTTGCAGACGCAGTTCATCGACACGTTTGCCACGCTCGACACCGGTAACGGTGGCGCTGACGCAGGTGGCGGTGCCGACGGACTGGAACTGGACGTCAACACGGATCTGCTGTCGATGCTGTTCTTCCACGCGGTGACGTTCCAGGCGATCCTCTCGGGATTCATCAGCGGCTACATCCGCGACGCAGACCTGATGAGCGGCCTGAAGTACGCGATCGTGCTGGTCACGGTCGCACTCGTCGTGTGGGCGGTGATCTCCTGA
- a CDS encoding DUF7288 family protein: protein MRRRQSRSDRGQAYTLEGFIGSMAVLLAVLLAMQAVVITPTTGGTIDRSIQAQQQQELQDSLVVADAEGNLSAMVRHWEINESTAPSVTFENESLGLPQGTYEPSAFEERFLLGEILGERFAEGDGRNYNVELHHQNESDDEPVKLVYQGQPDTNAFTASKIVTLYDDQHLTGDESTSETLGEVYEGYPDESPIPNVDDDQTIYNVVEVRVVVW, encoded by the coding sequence ATGAGACGCCGACAGTCGCGTTCGGACCGCGGGCAGGCGTACACTCTCGAGGGCTTTATCGGCTCGATGGCGGTCTTGCTGGCGGTGTTGCTCGCCATGCAGGCGGTCGTGATCACGCCGACGACCGGCGGGACGATCGACCGATCCATTCAGGCCCAACAACAGCAGGAGCTCCAGGACTCGCTGGTCGTCGCCGACGCCGAGGGGAACCTGTCGGCGATGGTTCGTCACTGGGAAATCAACGAATCGACTGCACCCTCGGTCACCTTCGAGAACGAAAGTCTCGGACTTCCACAAGGGACGTACGAACCGTCGGCGTTCGAGGAACGGTTCCTCCTGGGAGAAATCCTGGGCGAACGGTTCGCGGAAGGCGACGGCCGTAACTACAACGTCGAACTGCACCACCAGAACGAGAGCGACGACGAACCCGTGAAACTGGTCTACCAGGGCCAGCCGGACACCAACGCGTTCACCGCGAGCAAGATCGTGACGCTGTACGACGATCAGCACCTGACAGGAGATGAGAGTACGAGTGAGACCCTCGGTGAAGTCTACGAGGGGTACCCGGACGAGTCACCGATACCGAACGTCGACGACGACCAGACCATCTACAACGTCGTGGAGGTGCGCGTCGTCGTATGGTGA
- a CDS encoding archease — protein MEFQLREHTADVAVAATGEHLEEAFAATADGLAAACCENVPDEGVRFDLSVTAESDEALLFDYLDELIYLRDVRDELPVDNRVETIERPDGDGEWSLEASARGVPLTELDAREVKAVTYSEMRLEEGPEGWEAYVVLDV, from the coding sequence ATGGAATTCCAACTACGCGAGCACACGGCCGACGTCGCCGTCGCCGCAACGGGCGAGCACCTCGAGGAGGCGTTCGCCGCCACCGCGGACGGACTCGCGGCGGCGTGCTGTGAGAACGTCCCCGACGAGGGAGTGCGGTTCGACCTCTCGGTGACGGCCGAGAGCGACGAGGCCCTGCTGTTCGACTACCTCGACGAACTGATCTACTTGCGGGACGTCCGCGACGAACTCCCCGTCGACAACCGCGTCGAAACGATCGAGCGCCCCGACGGCGACGGCGAGTGGTCGCTCGAGGCCAGCGCCCGCGGCGTCCCTCTCACGGAACTCGACGCCCGCGAGGTGAAAGCGGTCACCTACTCCGAGATGCGACTCGAGGAGGGGCCGGAAGGGTGGGAGGCGTACGTCGTCCTCGACGTGTAA